In Phaseolus vulgaris cultivar G19833 chromosome 10, P. vulgaris v2.0, whole genome shotgun sequence, a single genomic region encodes these proteins:
- the LOC137819407 gene encoding uncharacterized protein: MANLCSSSHEVDMKFISKAILISLAIMLLLSRTSYSLFQYSKVHTKRATFVSESFEMGSGSIAAKTFFNIEFPKGHVGVKSFDSELVDEEGNPIPSFETYLHHWFAIKYIQNITMSDDPKLRHPDDFSFKRNEGMCNGNILPHYWGFGVESRGTTSNIPEPFAIEQGNPTNVPEGYEEKWLLNIMAIDTRGAEDKKGCTECRCDLMNLPKDFYNVTVDVHNQPLTTDYKGGLFCCQDNLQCKQIDGFQGPKRKISLRYTISWVDWNKHQVPVKVYILDSTDRITSNGSEIIHDCQAEYTIPANTNSSGDSPHVQKANIPMNKGGYLIYATAHMHSGVVNATLYAENGQTLCTSTPMYGSGNEAGNEKDYLIGMSICYPQPGSIKINDGEILTLESRYVNEFRTGAMGHFYIYLAENLPQ, translated from the exons ATGGCCaatctatgttcttcttctcaCGAG GTTGACATGAAATTTATCTCTAAAGCAATTCTTATTTCATTAGCAATAATGTTATTGCTGTCAAGAACTTCATATTCACTATTTCAATATTCTAAAGTTCATACAAAAAGAGCCACTTTTGTATCTGAAAGTTTTGAAATGGGATCTGGATCAATTGCagcaaaaacattttttaatatagagTTTCCTAAAGGCCATGTTGGAGTTAAAAGTTTTGATTCTGAACTAGTTGATGAAGAAGGAAATCCAATTCCTTCGTTTGAAACTTACCTTCATCATTGGTTTGCAATAAAGTACATACAAAATATTACTATGTCAGACGATCCTAAGCTTCGTCATCCTgatgatttttcttttaaaagaaatgaaGGCATGTGCAATGGAAATATTCTTCCACATTATTGGGGATTTGGAGTTGAATCACGAGGAACAACTTCAAACATTCCTGAACCTTTTGCAATAGAACAAGGTAATCCTACAAATGTTCCAGAGGGATATGAAGAGAAATGGTTGCTCAACATCATggcgattgatacacgtggtgCAGAAGATAAGAAAGGTTGCACTGAATGCAGATGTGATCTTATGAATCTTCCAAAGGACTTTTATAATGTCACCGTGGATGTGCATAACCAACCATTGACCACAGATTACAAAGGAGGACTCTTTTGTTGTCAAGATAACTTACAATGCAAACAAATAGATGGTTTTCAAGGTCCAAAAAGAAAGATTTCCTTGAGATATACAATTTCTTGGGTTGATTGGAACAAGCACCAAGTACCAGTTAAAGTTTACATACTTGATTCCACTGACAGAATAACATCAAATGGTTCTGAAATAATTCATGATTGCCAG GCTGAGTATACCATTCCAGCAAATACAAATAGTAGTGGTGATTCTCCTCATGTCCAAAAGGCAAACATTCCAATGAATAAAGGAGGTTATCTCATTTATGCCACTGCTCATATGCATTCAGGTGTTGTGAATGCAACTTTATATGCAGAG AATGGACAAACCTTATGCACTTCAACACCAATGTATGGATCAGGAAATGAGGCAGGAAATGAGAAAGATTATCTCATTGGAATGTCTATTTGTTATCCACAACCAGGTTCTATCAAGATTAATGATGGAGAAATTTTGACTCTAGAATCTAGATATGTAAATGAGTTTCGTACCGGAGCAATGGGACATTTCTACATTTATTTAGCAGAGAACCTGCcacaataa